The sequence below is a genomic window from Polyangiaceae bacterium.
GGTCTACCAGCTCATTCACGCGTTGGCTCACGCGCGACGTGACACGGCTCTGGGGCCAAGCACCGAGGAGGCGCTTCGTGAGCAGCTCCATGCTCACTGGAGATTCTGTGTGGATAATGCGCGTGATGTCGGCGACCAGCTCAGCATCTTGCTCATAGAAGGCGTCGCCCTCTACCTGGCGCAGCTTGAGCTTGGTGACCACATACGTCTCACGCACCGCGCCCAGGCTGCCTGCTGCCGCTTGCTCTCCCGGCGCCGGCATCAACACCGTGGCTCCCGCGGGCGCGGGTTCGTCTCCGACCAATGTTGGAGGCGCCTTGGATACAGGCGCCACTTCCTCCGTTGTAGGCGCAGGCGCGGCTTCATCCGCTGCCGGAGTGGGTGCCTGCTCGGCGCTTGGTGTGTCTTCTGTCGGTGGTACCAGGGACTGAGCAGCTTCGGCGCTCTGCGCTTTGAGCTCGACGATGGCTTCATGCAGTCGAGTGAGCTCACGCTTCGAGTCGAGCCACCAGTCGCTGCTCCAGACACGGCGAAGCTGCCAGCCTAGGCGCTCGAGCACCGTTCCTCGGATGCGGTCGCGATCCCGCGCGACCTTGGCCGAGTGATACATCGCGCCATCGCACTCAATGCCCACGAGGTAGCGCCCCGGCGCCGCAGGGTCCACGATGGCTAGATCCACACGGTAACCAGCAACGCCGACCTGGGTATGAACCGTGTGACCTAACCCCCTGAGGCCCAAGCACACTTCGCGCTCCAGCGGGGATCCGAAGCGATCCTGGCTCATGTCGATGCGTGCCTCGCCAGTGAGGGCAATCGCCCCACGCTCCGCGTAGTCGAGGAAGAGCTTCAGGTCTTGGCTGCCCTTGGCTTCGCTCGAGCCGATGTCCGCCCCACTGATGCTCGCGAAGACCTTGAGCTGCTCTCGAGCGCGAGTCACCGCGACATTGAGGCGCCGCTGACCACCGTCCAGGTTGAGCGGCCCAAAGTTCTGATAGAATTTCCCTGTGGGATCGTTGCCGTAGCAGATGCTGAACAGGATCACATCCCGCTCGTCGCCCTGCACGTTCTCCAAGTTCTTCACGAACACGGGCTCCAGCGTATCTTCGCTGAAATAGCGCTCGATTTCGGGGTGAGCGCGCCGTGCGGCCTCCAGCAGATCCTCCACCAAGATCTGCTGTGGCTGGTTGAAGGTCACTACACCAAAGCTCTTCTCCTCGCCGTTCTTCAGCCGTTCGACCACCTCGGCGACCAGCGCTTCGGCTTCTACGCGATTCGTCCGGCTGCCACCCCGGTCGTACACGCCAGCGACGCGCTGATAGGAGACACCAATTGCTGACTTGTCCGCGACGGGACCGGGGAAGGTGAAGAGCGCAGAGCCGTAGTAGCGTGAGTTGCTGAAAGCGATCAGGCTCTCGTCGCGGCTGCGGTAGTGCCAGCGCAGGCTAAGGGCAGGTAAGCCAGCGGCAGCGCACTCATCGAGGATGCTCTCCAAGTCATCGGGCAGATCGTCTTCCGTGTCTGACTCCGACTGCTTCTTCATGAAGAAGTTCGTCGGCGGCATCTGCTTCGAGTCGCCGACGACAACCGCCTGCTTGGCGCGCGCCAGGGCGCCGATGGCGTCGTGGACGCTGACTTGAGACGCCTCATCGAACACGACGAGGTCGAACTGTGGGCCGTGAATATCGAGGTAGCGCGCCACGGAGAGCGGGCTCATCATCACACACGGCTTGAGGCGGCGGAGGGCGTTGGGCGCCTTCTGGAACAAGCGCCGAATCGCGAGGTGCTGGCGTTGCTTGCGGATCTCTCGCCGCAACACGCCGCTCTCCGACTCGTCGCTGCCGTCGAGCGCGGGCTTACGCGCCGCTAGCATCGCGGCCACGCGCGGCTGTGCGTCCTTGATCAACTGCCGATCAACCGTACGGAAACGTTCGATCTTCGTCTCGTGGTCGCGCCCGCGGAAGCTCGACAACAGCTGATGGCTGAATGCGTCGTGGCTGAGCCACGCCTCGTAGAAGGCGCGCTCAACGCTGACTTCGAGGTGCTCGAGCACCCCTGGCGCGTTCCCGCTCAAGAGCTCTCGCGTCAGCTGGTCGAGACCGGCCTGGTCGAGCTCCACGCGCGTTTGATTGAGCTGGGCGTAGTCGCGGAGGGTCTGCGGCTCGAGTTCTTGCCAGCGGTTTGCGAGGTCGCGGAGGCGCGTGAGGTACTGCGGATCCTCTGGGGCGCCGAATACGCCGAGATCGAAGCCAAGCTCCTTAGCAAGCGCTTGGCTTAGTTGGCTTAGGTCGGCGAGGCCCGCGTGTAGCTTTGCCTTCTCGCTCTTGAGCCAGTCGCGCTGGCGCGCCCACTCCGGCGACGCGAGGGCTTGCACCAGTCCGTGCGTGTCGCCAAGCACGCTCAAGCCGAGGCGCGTCAGGCGTTCGCGTAGGTCCCGCGCCAGCTGCTTTGCCGAGGCGTATTGCTCCGGGAAGTAGCGCCAGTCCGTTGGGTTGCCACCCAGAAATTCAACGGCCCGGGGAGCGAAGGCGTTCAGCTCGCCGAGGTTTTTTCGGAAGCGCTCTGCGCGCGTGACGTCGTCGAGCAGCTGGCTATTCGAGGGCAGTGCTGGCATGCGGATCGCGCCTTCGAGTTGCTTGCGAACACCCCACAGTGAAACGAAGCTGAAGACCCCGTTGCCGTGCTGGAGCTTCTCTCGCAGCTGGGACAGATCCAGCGCGAACAAGCGATCCATCGCGTAGCGTGCGCCGAGGTACGCCTCGTCGTCGCGGCTGAGGCTGCACATTTGGGCTAGCGCTTCGGCGCGCTGGCTGCGCGCCGCGCGATCGTCGTCCGAGATCAAACCCGGGCCCAGGTTGGGGCAGGCGATCAGCGCATCGAAAGCGTGGTCGAGGGCAAGCAGCCCGCTCAGGCTGCTCGGGGGAGGTTGTCCGAGGGGCGCACAGAGATACTGCGCGACCTGCTGGGTTTGCTGCAGCACCGCGCTGAGCTGCCGCGCTTGGCTGCGCACCCGTTCGTGAAGCTGCGGGTCCCAGTCCGACAGGCGGCTCCCACGGAGCGGGTGTTGGTCGAGCGCGCCCACCCCATGCACGCGCTCTTTGAAGGTTCGGGTCTTCGTTAGCAGCTGATCCAGGGCGGCGCGCCCCAGGGCCGGATTCAAGCGATGTTCGATGCGGGGGGCGCTCATGACGAGGGAGCGCCGGCCAAGGATCTCGAACACGGAGAAGCCGCCGTCTCGCTCACGATGGAGCTCACTTGCGTAGTGGTTCAGTTCCGTGCGGAGAGTTGTGACCTCTTGAGCCAGGGCTTGGCTCTGAGCGTCGTTCGCTTCTCCCACCTCCGCCTCGAAGGCCTCGGCTAGCTGCTTGACGACTTGGGCTTTGCCCGCTTTGTGCGAGTGGAGCTCCAGGCAAAAGCGCCCAAGGCCCGCAGCGCTCAGGCGGCGCTGAACAACGTCGAGGGCCGCCCGCTTCTCCGAGACGAAGAGCACTGAGCGCTGGGTGTTCAGGAAATGGGCGATCAGGTTGGTGATGGTTTGCGACTTGCCAGTCCCTGGGGGCCCCTCGAGCACGAAGGAACGGCCAACATGCGCCGCTGCGAGTGCCGCCATTTGGCTCGAGTCCGCGTCGTAGACGCAGCTGAGGTCCAGAGGCTTGAACTGCCGGTCCAGCTCTTCTGCCAGGGGCAAGCTGCTCTCGGTTCCCTGACCAGCCAGCGGTTGTCCGCTAGCGAGCGCCGTCACCAGAGGGGAGGCGAGGAGCCGTTCGGTGTGCGCGTCGAGATCGCGCCACATCAAGAACTTCGTGAAGAAGAAGTGGGTCAGGTAGGCGCTTTGTTCGATGCGTGCACCGGGGAGCTGGGGGAGCGCGCCTTGTACTGCCGCGAGGATCTGGTCGATGCGGATCCCGTGTTCGTCGCTGGGCAGGTCACCTTGGAGCGCGGGGAGCTCGACCCCGAAATCGCGCTTGAGCTTCTCGAGCAGCGTGATGTTGAAGACGGCGTCTTCATCCGAAGCGCTGAGCTTGAATGCGCTGGTCGGCCCCTTGCGCTTGAGCTCGACCGGCACCAGGAGCAGGGGCGCGCGGCGCAACTTGTCGCTCCCTGGTGCCTCGGGGAAAAGCACGCTGCCAAGGGCCAAGAACAACGTGTTGAGGCCGAGCTCCTCTTGGCTGAGGCGCGCGTCGCGGCCGAGCAAGACCAACCGCCGTTCGAGCTCAGTCGTGTCTTGCTCGACGTAGAGCTTGCGTTGGCTGAGTGCCGTCACCACGGGGTCCGGCTCGGGCGGGCTCTGCCCGAGTTCACCTACCGGGGCCACCCGTCGTGGCGGCAACTCGCTGGCGCTGCTCAGGCTGAGCTGCTTTCCGTCGCTCAGCGTAGCCAGTAGCGCGGGCAGCCCGGGAGAGCGCAGCTCGAGGGCCCGGCGACCTCCGTCGCGTGGGCTCTTGAAGTTCAACAAGGCGTTTCGATAGCTGAGATCGAGCAGCTCTTGTTTCCAGTGATCGAGGCGGCGCGCTGCGTCCATGGCTCGGCACTGACCCGAGTAGCGTGAACACGCCGAGCTTGGCAATCGTCTGCTTCCACATCCGCCGCAAGCGAGCAGTTTGAGCCGGATTCCCTTGCTTCGTGCGGCGCGCTGCAGCCACGCTGAGCCGCGGTGGGTCCCGAACGGAGCGCGGCGACGACGAGCGGCAGGCGCTGGGCGCTCGGCGCCGCAGCCTTTGCAGCGCTGGTGCTCCTGGTCCTCGGGTCGAGCGGTGTCCTCGACAAGGTTGCCTTCGCGGTGGCGTGGGGCATGTGGGTTGCAGTGCCGCTGGGGCTCGAGCTCGCGTCGCTGGGAGCGAGCTCGCGGCGACGCCTGCTCGCCGTGTGGCCGCTCTGCGCGCTACTTGGCGTGTTAAGTTTCCTTGGGGAAATTGACGCGGCGTGGGTTGGCGTACTCGCCTCGCTCTACCTAGGCTTCTGTCTGGCCGTGGCGCTGGTGGGCGCCTTGGAGCTCAGGCGACGCTTCAGGCAGCCGGCGTCTGTGTGTAGCAACCTCGGCCTTTTGCTGCTACCGGTGGCCGGGGCCTGGCACCTCGCAGAGCGCATGGGCTGGACGGTGCTCGGCTTTTCTGGACTCTGGGCGGGGCTCACCGCGGCGCACTTTCACTTTGCCGGCTTTGCCACGCCGATCCTACTGAGTCGCGGCCTGTTTCGCGCCGGTGGCTCGAGCGTTCGGCAGTGGGCGGAGGTGGCGTTGCTGGCGCTGGGCGTGCCAAGTGTTGCCCTGGGGATCACGTTCTCACCGGTCTTGGCGCTGTTCGGGACCGCCTGCATGGTGCTCCCCATCTGGAGCTACGCGTTTGGAGCGCTGCGCGCAAAGGCTGGCACCGGCCTTGTGCGCCTGCTGCGGAGCCTCAGCGCGCTGGTGCCCCTGTTGACGATGAGCTTGGCCCTGGCCTGGTCGCTCTCCGTGGTTCTCCGCGTCAGCTGGCTGGATCTGAACCAGATGATTCGCTATCACGGACTGGCGAACGCTCTGGGATTCATTTCCCTGGGGTTTGCGGCGGAGTGCCTGGAGCCGAGTCGCACTGACGCCTCAAATACTTGACGGTGTTCCAAGCGACCTCGGGGACGTGCTGAAGCAGCCACGCCTGTTCCAGGTAGGGTGCGTCTCCGGTCCAGCGGCGTCCGGCTTCGTGGGCCGGGCCAAGTACGATCACATCGTAGAGTTGCGGCGGGAGGTTCGGGAGCTCTCCCTTCAGGATGAATGGGCTCAAGCGCTCGACGATGGGTGCATACAGCTCAGCCTTGAAGGCCAGGAAGGGCTCTCGTTGGTCCTCTGGCATCTCCAGGGATGTCATCTGGTAGACGAACGTCGCTTCCTCGCGGTTTTGGAACACCCAGCTGAGGTAGGCGTGGGTCAGCGCGTGCACCGCCGCTCGGGCTGTGCTCACCCCCTCGAGCGCCGCGCGCAGATCCGTGAACATATGCTCGAAGCTACGTTGCAGGAGCGCGTGGGCGATGCCCTGGAGACCGCCGAAGTGGTGATACAAGCTGCTCTGACTCGAGCCCGACGCCGCGCGGATATCCTCGAGGCTGGTCTTCAAGATGCCTGTCCGGGTGAAGCAGCGCAGGGCAGCGTTCAGGATCGCATCCCGCCGCTTCTCGCCATCTCGCCGCTGGGGCTGCACCATCCCCAGGAGCCTTGCAAGCCCCGCCCCTCGGCGCAACGCCGTCGCCGCCTGAATTGGCGCTAGGCAGAAACCTGGAGAAAACCGCGCGATTTTGTGCCCGCTGCGCGCCGCCGCTAGTTGTATTAAAAATACAACTGGACGATTCGTTCAGTTGGCCCCAGGCCTTCTGTTCAGAAGGAGGCAGCGATGAGTGAGCGAACGATCGTGCTGAGCGGGGCGAGTAGCGGGATAGGTGCTGCGCTGGCGGTAGCGTTGGCTGCGCCTGGGCGACGCCTGGTGTTGACAGCGCGGCGTCGAGACGCGCTCGAGGCGACGTGCGAGTTGGTCAGGCGTGCTGGTGCGGAGGCGGAGGTGGTGACGGGAGATCTCTCCACCCGTCAGGGTGCGCGGCAGCTCGCTGAACGTATCCGCGAGGCGATGCCTGCGATCGACCTCTTGATTCACAACGCGGGGATCTGGCCCACGAAGCGCGAGCTGACGATGGAAGGCTTCGAGCGGGGCTTCGCGGTGAACTACGTCGGGACGCGTGAGCTAAACGAGTCGCTGCTCCCCTCGCTCCGCGGGACGTTGGATCGCCCGCCGCGCGTCGTGTTCGTTAGCGCCGGGCTGCTCAAGGTGATGGGACGTTGGGATAAACAACGGACGCCCAAAGGAACCGACTTCAGCCGCGTGAAGACCTACGCCAATACCAAGCTGTGCGGCGCGATTTACGCACGGCAATTCGCCCTGGAGCACCCGGAGCTCGAGGTCATGCTGCTACACCCTGGCGTGGTGCGCACCGAGTTGGGAGTGGGGGAGGGACTCATGGGGCGGGCGACGCGCTGGATGAAGCGCCGTTGGGAGACCCCCGAGGCCTGCGCGTCACGAGCCGCGCGAGTGATCTTGGAGCAGCCGGTTCCCCGTGGCGAAGGGGTGTGGATCCTGGAAGACAAGCCCGATGCCTGGCCCAAGAAGTTCCTGCAGCCGGCCCACGCGGAGGAGCTGGAGGCGGTGCTCCACCAGGGATAGCTCCGCGGAAAACGCCCCGGTGGCTCCGCGGCTGCTTGCTCGGCTATGCTCGACGGCCGATGGGGCGAGTCGAACACGGCGTTCGGTCAGTGCGGCGAACGGCGACGCACGGGGTTTGGGGGTTAGGTGCGCTGCTGCTCGCTGGCTGCTCCGAGCGCCTTGGGGACGAGCAGCTCACTACGGCGCTTTCGGGTGCAGCGACTGAACGCTGCGTCATCGAGCCAGCGGCGCCGGCGGTGGCTTTCAGCGGCGGCTTCAGCTTGGCATTCAGCGCAGGCCCGCTGTGGATCTTCCCCGGAGCCAGCGATGCGCAAGGTCAGTCGCTGGGCACCATTGGCGCGCGCGTGAGCCCGGCCGATACCAAGTGTGGCTACGCCTTCGACTACCTGAGGGACTCCCAAGGCGCTCTGCTCAAGCTGTTGGAGCCGGACGCGACTGAGCTGGACGCAGCACGAGGTGAGCTCGTGCTCACGCCTCTCTCCGGTTTCGTGACGGAGTGGCAGGGCGCTGAACGCGGGCTCGTGTTCTACCGCAAGGAGTTCGTGCGTGGCTTCTTCGACGTCGAAGTGGTCGGGGTCGGTGTGGCTGCGCTGGACGCGGACGGCGCGGCTGTTCGACTCGCTCCCGGTTATTACCCCGAGGAACCAAGCTTGACCTGGCTGGAGCCGCAGGTTTGGGGCCGCTCCGCGCTGCTAGGCCAGGACGGGCTCGTCTACAGCTATCGCTGCGTGAACGAGGGACCCTTCGACGACACTTGCAGGGTGGGTCGGGCACCGCTAGCGGGCATCTCGGACCCGGCGGCCTGGAAGTACCGCGGGGCCTTCGACTGGGAGAGCGAGCCGAAGCAGGCGGCGGCGATTCTTGCGGGGATGGGCGAGCTCAGCGTTGCGTACAATTCCCATATAGGAAAATACGTCTTTGCTTTTCCACCGGTCCTCTCCAACGAAGTACAGGGGAAAGTCGGGGGCTCGCCCAGTGAGGTGAATAGCCTGACTCATCACGTCTTTGACGGTGTGCCGGACGGGTTTCTCGGCATCCACGATCTGGCTCAGCACCCAAGCCTCGGGGCAGGGGATGAGATCTGGTTCAGCTACCTTTCGAGTCCCGATCAAAGCCAGCCAGGCGCACCCGAGCCCGGCGTGCGTTTGGTCAGCCATCGGTTGGAGCTGTGATGCGCCGGGCTGCTTGTCTCCCCGTCGCGGTTGCTCTCGGTGCGCTGCTGGTGATCCTCTACTGCGTGGACGGGCACGCGAAGCCAACGCCACTTGCGGAGCGAGAGGGCGCGAAGTGGACGGTGCTGCCGGGGTCGTCGCGCGTCATCAGCCACGGGCGCTCCGCTTCTCGAGATACGCCGGCTCTGGCGTATCAGATCACGCCTTACACCGCGGAAATGGCTGGCGGGGACTTCGCATTCGTGGGGCTCGAGACACCGGATCTCTCGCTGCGCTTTGGGTTCTACGGCTTGATCGAGCTCGAGAGC
It includes:
- a CDS encoding TetR/AcrR family transcriptional regulator codes for the protein MVQPQRRDGEKRRDAILNAALRCFTRTGILKTSLEDIRAASGSSQSSLYHHFGGLQGIAHALLQRSFEHMFTDLRAALEGVSTARAAVHALTHAYLSWVFQNREEATFVYQMTSLEMPEDQREPFLAFKAELYAPIVERLSPFILKGELPNLPPQLYDVIVLGPAHEAGRRWTGDAPYLEQAWLLQHVPEVAWNTVKYLRRQCDSAPGTPPQTPGK
- a CDS encoding SDR family NAD(P)-dependent oxidoreductase; this translates as MSERTIVLSGASSGIGAALAVALAAPGRRLVLTARRRDALEATCELVRRAGAEAEVVTGDLSTRQGARQLAERIREAMPAIDLLIHNAGIWPTKRELTMEGFERGFAVNYVGTRELNESLLPSLRGTLDRPPRVVFVSAGLLKVMGRWDKQRTPKGTDFSRVKTYANTKLCGAIYARQFALEHPELEVMLLHPGVVRTELGVGEGLMGRATRWMKRRWETPEACASRAARVILEQPVPRGEGVWILEDKPDAWPKKFLQPAHAEELEAVLHQG
- a CDS encoding DUF3320 domain-containing protein: MDAARRLDHWKQELLDLSYRNALLNFKSPRDGGRRALELRSPGLPALLATLSDGKQLSLSSASELPPRRVAPVGELGQSPPEPDPVVTALSQRKLYVEQDTTELERRLVLLGRDARLSQEELGLNTLFLALGSVLFPEAPGSDKLRRAPLLLVPVELKRKGPTSAFKLSASDEDAVFNITLLEKLKRDFGVELPALQGDLPSDEHGIRIDQILAAVQGALPQLPGARIEQSAYLTHFFFTKFLMWRDLDAHTERLLASPLVTALASGQPLAGQGTESSLPLAEELDRQFKPLDLSCVYDADSSQMAALAAAHVGRSFVLEGPPGTGKSQTITNLIAHFLNTQRSVLFVSEKRAALDVVQRRLSAAGLGRFCLELHSHKAGKAQVVKQLAEAFEAEVGEANDAQSQALAQEVTTLRTELNHYASELHRERDGGFSVFEILGRRSLVMSAPRIEHRLNPALGRAALDQLLTKTRTFKERVHGVGALDQHPLRGSRLSDWDPQLHERVRSQARQLSAVLQQTQQVAQYLCAPLGQPPPSSLSGLLALDHAFDALIACPNLGPGLISDDDRAARSQRAEALAQMCSLSRDDEAYLGARYAMDRLFALDLSQLREKLQHGNGVFSFVSLWGVRKQLEGAIRMPALPSNSQLLDDVTRAERFRKNLGELNAFAPRAVEFLGGNPTDWRYFPEQYASAKQLARDLRERLTRLGLSVLGDTHGLVQALASPEWARQRDWLKSEKAKLHAGLADLSQLSQALAKELGFDLGVFGAPEDPQYLTRLRDLANRWQELEPQTLRDYAQLNQTRVELDQAGLDQLTRELLSGNAPGVLEHLEVSVERAFYEAWLSHDAFSHQLLSSFRGRDHETKIERFRTVDRQLIKDAQPRVAAMLAARKPALDGSDESESGVLRREIRKQRQHLAIRRLFQKAPNALRRLKPCVMMSPLSVARYLDIHGPQFDLVVFDEASQVSVHDAIGALARAKQAVVVGDSKQMPPTNFFMKKQSESDTEDDLPDDLESILDECAAAGLPALSLRWHYRSRDESLIAFSNSRYYGSALFTFPGPVADKSAIGVSYQRVAGVYDRGGSRTNRVEAEALVAEVVERLKNGEEKSFGVVTFNQPQQILVEDLLEAARRAHPEIERYFSEDTLEPVFVKNLENVQGDERDVILFSICYGNDPTGKFYQNFGPLNLDGGQRRLNVAVTRAREQLKVFASISGADIGSSEAKGSQDLKLFLDYAERGAIALTGEARIDMSQDRFGSPLEREVCLGLRGLGHTVHTQVGVAGYRVDLAIVDPAAPGRYLVGIECDGAMYHSAKVARDRDRIRGTVLERLGWQLRRVWSSDWWLDSKRELTRLHEAIVELKAQSAEAAQSLVPPTEDTPSAEQAPTPAADEAAPAPTTEEVAPVSKAPPTLVGDEPAPAGATVLMPAPGEQAAAGSLGAVRETYVVTKLKLRQVEGDAFYEQDAELVADITRIIHTESPVSMELLTKRLLGAWPQSRVTSRVSQRVNELVDRVVQASPMEAEGNVLYRHGDPLHQLTRYRPLTEPDGRELSDVPVLELAAAALAVLQRDISLPREELAKQTALEMGLSRSGKTLNQLCDQAVEVLLSRGKARLHEGQIVLV
- a CDS encoding YndJ family protein — translated: MGPERSAATTSGRRWALGAAAFAALVLLVLGSSGVLDKVAFAVAWGMWVAVPLGLELASLGASSRRRLLAVWPLCALLGVLSFLGEIDAAWVGVLASLYLGFCLAVALVGALELRRRFRQPASVCSNLGLLLLPVAGAWHLAERMGWTVLGFSGLWAGLTAAHFHFAGFATPILLSRGLFRAGGSSVRQWAEVALLALGVPSVALGITFSPVLALFGTACMVLPIWSYAFGALRAKAGTGLVRLLRSLSALVPLLTMSLALAWSLSVVLRVSWLDLNQMIRYHGLANALGFISLGFAAECLEPSRTDASNT